The nucleotide window CCTCGCCACCGCCGCCTCCTCTTCCCTCCGCGCCTCAGCAACAGCCACCGCAACAGACTTCCAGGAGGCGCGATAGGGACTCTCGAGAGAGACGTGATGAACGGGACCTCGACCGTCCTCCTAACCGTCGCGATTACTATGATCGCAACAGGTCTCCCCCTCCTCCTCCCAGGGAGAGGGAGCGAGAGTATAAGAGGCGGGCCAGCATGAGTCCTCCGCCTCCTCCTGTCTATAGGGATAGGAGGCACTCGCCGCCCCCAAGACGCTCCCCTCCCTACAAGCGGTCCAGAAGGGAGGATGGCGGGTACGAGCCCAGGCGAGGGAGCCCTAGAGGAGGTTTTGGACCTGGCAATAGAAGGTGAGTCCCTGATTGATTAAATGGTGATTTGCTTGGTTTGTTTTGACGGTGTGGTGCATGGTTCCTTTCTGATCTGAGAGAAGCTTGATTTTGTACTCCCCGAGATTTTGCCATCCTAATCAGAATCAGAATTCCTTTTTACAATTCGTCTTCCAGTGTTACTCGCTATTTGATTAGGGAAAATACTGTGTTAAGGATAAAGAATTTTAGTTCCTAGATTTTGTTGTTCCTTTTGACTTGAATAAATAAAAGGTATCTCCAATCTAAGATAATTCGTACATCCTAGGTAATGGAAAAACCGTAGGGCACAAGGGATGGATGGGCTTTATAAACATGCTGAGGGACGGAGGATGCAACATGTAGCTAATTTTAGATgcttgcctcttttttttttttttttcattacgaGGTTGTGGCAGATTTGAAGAGTAGTATATTTGGCTTTTGTTGCTTTGCATTGTCTAAGTTTAACTTGGCGGGTATAGTTTAGCAGCCAACTGAATTTGTACAAGGTAGACTATGAATCTACGATAAGTGAGAATGCACCGTTTTGTTTCCGTAAGCCTTCTTGATGAGTTTCATGGGGACAGGGTTTAGCTGTCAAAGGGAGGGGGCATGCAATAGAAAGGATAAGCTTGGTTTTCTGAACTTCCAATCTCAGGGAATCTTCAGTCTTTACTCTTTCGTTGATATTTTCGTAATGGAATGAATAGCAATAAACGCTGCTGAAGTAATGTCTTCTGCTGTATGGGACTACACAGATATAAAGAAATAGACTGCCACTATTTAGGCAATAGAGATAAATTTCTCAAACGTATCACTTGGCCATTTATATTACctattttatgcaatttcacctTGAGTTATGCATCATATAGAAGTATATGAAATTGCCGTTGCTTCCACAGATTATGCAATTGAAGGTTTCCTGTCCTTATGCCCATGTAATGACTAAAGTCAATTTTCAGGTACTTTGTTTGCCTGTTcagtaaaaaataatttagaaaaaTTTGTTGGTTGTCCTATAGCATTGAACTGGGCTTCTTGGAGGAGGTTTTTtcgattaatttttttattagctGCAACATGTAGATGTAGGTATTAAGGATGTTAAACTGAAGGTTTGCTGAAATGACATGAATCGTGTGTTATTGGACCAGGTGTCTCCATCTCCCtcccctctttttttcttttggatctGAAATTTTTAGTATTATTAGGAAAAGATCAATTATGTACTGAACTCAGGTTTTTATATCACTACCTAAACATGCTTAACAATGTTTTTGAAGCAGCATATTCTATTATTTACATTCACAATTTGGTGAGAATCAACATGTCATGTTGAAATGGATTGATGGAGTTGGGGgtactttatttttttccacaatGGCTGTTATTTAGGGATCAAAgttgtttattaaatattaatccacttttatttttttagacatgttcaattcttggaaacagccAATTCACATATTTTGTGGGGATAGGGTATGTGTACATCCTAACTGCCCCAACCCTGCTCACTATGAGAGCTttgtgcacaagagttgtttacccttttttATTGGGAGTGGGTAGCTGTTGAGTTTCTTCACATCATTTGTTAAGGGTATTGTATTGGTCCTTCTATTCTTTTGTTAGTACATGAGAGGACTATTTTGATACTTTTCTTGTGCCTTTTTACCTTTCATTATATTTTTGCAACatattctcatatatatatatatatatatatgcaaattcAGCTCCTTGACAATTGACAAAGAGATGTTTGCTTGAGGTGTAGTTGTCTCCAATCTGCTTTGAATTCAAGTTCTATCCCATTTATATGTGTTTAATTTTACCATCATTCTGTGTATCGtttcttttttagtttataatttaaatttcGGCCTAGTGGTGACTCTTATGCAAAATTTGCTCATATTTTACGATTTGATTCAATGACGGTGTAGGTTTGGTTATGATTATGCTGGTGGTTATGATCGTGATATGGGCGGAAGACCTGGTTATACTGAAGATAGGATTCATGGTCGGTACATTGGTCGGTCATCTGGTGGCTATCAAGGTGGTCCTGGTAACCTGacatccttttgtgttttttttttcttgacatgttttcaaaatttaaacacATGCTGTATGACTATGTTCTTAAATGGGTGACATCCATCCAAGAATTTTTACGTGGTGATGACTGAACAAATactaaataagtaaatataGCTCTGAGCAATACTGTGATTTCAGCGCCACATTGTGAGTGATAAATTCGTCCCATCATTGAAATCATTATGTGCCTTTTTAACGAGTTACTTGAGAATGGAGGTAATTTTTTGAAATGGATTTAGTTCGTGGCTTGAATTTTTATCACATATGGTTTTTAACAGTCTTGCTTTGAATTTAAATTGCATTTGCAATGTTGCTCAAGTTTCTCTTTATGTACATTCTATGGTGAAGTTTCATGCTTTAATCCAAATCTCCTTTGTAGTGATGTAGAAAACTTTATATGTTTCCACCTCTCATTTCCTATGGTGTGGCCACATTGTCCTGCCATATCCCATTTTCGTCTTCCTGTCTTAACATAGAACTTATATACATCTGCAGACTGGGATTCAGGCCGCGGTGATGCTTCCAACACAGGCGGTACTCAAAGGTTAAAATTTAACCATATTTAATTATTCTAATTTTTGTTCAGTTGCTCATGTTAGAACCTTATGGAATTTGGCTAACTTCCAATCATTTAACTTGCTGTTTCCAAATTCCTTATTTTAGATCAGTATGTGAACTATTTGATgtgattgtttttatttttcttataataCCTATATTATAATTAGTTCTAATACATTTACCTTAGAATTTTAGGTATGTTTAAGGAGATCATTGCCTGTCAGAGTATGTCCTTCATAACTAATTCCTACgccttttttgaaaatatttaattCCGATACATCATTAATTTTGAAGTTTCCATCATATGACATTATGACTTTAATAATGTTAAATTCTGTGAAGGACTGAGTTGTATGATGCAGtgaataatttgtttttaaattttacaGGATTCTTTGTCTATGCACAACCATGATCTTCCTCttattatgattatttatgatcaATTAATTCCTTAAAGTTTTGCGAAACTTCTCTCCTGCTCCCTATTTTGTGGTTATGCATCTGCATGTCTGtgtttccattttattttttcttgtcaCTTTATATGAGGCAGTAATATGCGGGCCTTATATGGAAGCTGTATTATTTGCTGTTAATCTTGTCATATAACTGAATATTTTTACAGAGAAGGTTTGATGTCATACAAGCAATTCATTCAGGAGCTTGAAGATGATATACTACCAGCTGAAGCTGAGCGTAGGTACGACAATGAGAATAATTTAGTTAAGGTTGAACTATGTGTCcagcttttgatttttctttttgatatggTTGTGTTGTACCTGGCCTTTCATTATGCAGATATCAAGAGTACAAATCTGAGTATATTTCGACTCAGAAGCGAGCCTTCTTTGACGCTCATAAAGACGAGGAATGGTACCTCACATTATTTTTTGTCCcctgattattttttttaatcaggaaaatttcattgtcttttttttgaatggagtttatttcattgttCTATTCAAGTAATCACACCTTCTTTGTTAACGTAGGTTGAGAGACAAATACCATCCAACAAATTTACTTGCTGTCATAGAAAGGTATCAAATGATCAATTTAATCAAGTAGTGTGCAGCTTAAATGACTTCCTTGGGCTGTCTTCGTATTGTTATTGGGAGTTGTCTTGTCCAACTAATGTCCTGGACTGTCTTCCTATTGTAATTTTGATATGTTTTGTTCCCACCTTGTTTGTGACTTTTAGGAGGAATGAACTTTCTCGAAAGCTGGCGAAGGATTTTTTGCTTGATCTgcaaagtggatcgttggactTGTAAGATCAGCACTTCCCAAGTTACTGATGTATACCTGACAACCTTTTGGTATTTGTTAAATGTGCTAGATTGTACTTTTGTACAATGCAGGGGCCCCGGCATAAATGTCTCATCTTCTAATAAATCAGGGCAAACTAGTGATCCAAATTCTGAGGATGACGTAGATGCTGGTGGCAAAAGGAGACGGCATGGTCGGCTAGTGGCCAAAGAAGCTGACATTTCTACTGCTCCTAAGGCTCATCCAATTAGCTCTGACCCTAGGAGAATCCAAATCGACGTCGAACAAGCGCAGGCCCTTGTACGTAAGCTTGACTCTGAAAAAGGAATTGAGGAAAATATTTTAGGTGGATCTGATAGTGACAAAATTAGTAGAGAGAAATCCCATGGCAGCTCCACTGGCCCAGTTATCATTATTAGGGGCTTAACTTCTGTCAAGGGTCTAGAGGGTGTTGAACTACTAGATACGCTCATTACTTATCTTTGGCGTATCCATGGCTTGGATTACTATGGGATTGTCGAAACAAATGAAGCTAAGGGTCTCAGGCATGTTAGAGGAGAAGGAAAGAGTTCTGATTCTAGCAGTAATGGGGCTGAGTGGGAAAAAAACCTTGACTCCCACTGGCAGGACAGGTTGAAGGGCCAAGACCCCTTGGAAATTATGACTGCTAAGGATAAGATAGATGCTGCTGCAGTTGAAGCCTTGGATCCACATGTCCGAAAGATTCGAGATGAAAAGTATGGTTGGAAGTATGGTTGTGGAGCCAAGGGTTGCACCAAGCTTTTTCATGCTGCCGAGTTTGTGCACAAACATCTTAAATTGAAGCATCCAGAACTTGTCATGGAGCTCACCTCCAAAGTGCGTGAAGAGCTGTATTTTCAAAACTACACGAAGTAAGCAAACTTGTCTGATTTTGATAATGAGAAATTAAGAAAAGTAAACTTgtctgattttgttttttgcaaagaaaatatattttctttatagCCTATAGGTTGGGTAGTGATCTCACAATAAACATTTCATGTCAATGACAGTGATCCAGATGCACCTGGTGGGACTCCTGTTATGCAACAATCTCTACCggtatgaaaataaatattacttCTCTTTTGTTCCCTTTTCTTTGAATCTGTTAATGTAGAACTGATTGAAAAATCCATAAACAGTGAGTAGCCTGTTTCTCCTTGCACTCTCAGGCGAAACTTACCCAAAAAACAGTATGGAACCAGTATACAGAATAAAGCTTTGGTATCTCTGAGTTGTTAGTAGTGTAGTTAGTGTAGTCTTGTTTTTAGAATGCTGTCTATAAATAACTGTCTTTACACCGACCCAAATCTACGGAAATTTCGGCTGTGGTTCTTATCCATGGCTTGTTTCTCACCTTGTTCTTTACCAGTGAATTCTAGAGAAAGTGCATTAAGTGATTCAAGTTATTTACGCTGTTTACTTCTGTTACGAAAAATTGATATAATAATTGATGGAGTTTAAGGAGTATTATGCTGATTGCCAAAAAAGTTGTGGACTATAATGCGAGGACTGGCTTTATGCCAAGTATGCTTCAGCATCTCACAATAAGAAGATAATGAATTCTCAACAtaactgttttttcaatttatttcttTCGAAGAATTTTTTATGTAGAGAGGGAAGCATCAGTGTAATGCGCCTGTGCCCATGTCAAACAAGGAAGCGGTCAACATGCGTGGTAGTTCTGTGCCTTATCTTATAATCACGAGCTTTATCAAGACAGCTTCATGTTTTAGTTTTTTACCACATCAATTATCACAGCCTAGCTTCATTTTGGCTTTTCCTGCTGTTACTTGTTCgcatctatatatgtatataatttatcAATATTATCAAGCCCTTATTCTACTCGCTAGACTTcatattccaataaaaaaaagtcGCTAGATGTCAGTCATAGTTGCTATATATGTGAAATGGTGGAGTGTAACTAAGAAGAAATGCTATGTGGCCTCCCAGTTCTTCTTCAGTTACTGTTACCACTTCAAAGTATGATCTGGTGCTTATTTAAAATAGTCTCATGCACCGGTGTACAAGGTTTGAGCTCGTAGCTAATGGGGGAGTGATGAGAACGTGCTGTTATTTTATTGCTCTCTGAATAGCTTATTGTCATTCTTCTTCTGATGTTGGTATATTTCTTGTGCAGAAAGATAGACCACAAAGACATAAATTGGGTTCACTGAAGGAAGAACGTGGTGGATTTAGGGTACGCGGTAACAGAGCTAATGGCGGTGAAAGATATGATAGAGCCGATCCACAGTCTGTTGACTTTCAGTCTAATAATGATGGTCTTGACAGGGGTAATCCTGATGAACCTATGTATGATGCTTTTGGCGGACAAGAAATGCGTGTTGGTGCTTCTTTCTCCTCGGATATACCTCCACCAGTATTGATGCCTGTCCCTGGGGCTGGGTAGGTTACAATTTGCCTTACAATGTTGTTCTTGTTGAAATGATATTATATTCATGTTATTCTTTAGAGATTCCCCCCTGATGGCAATATGATGTATTTGCAGTCCCCTTGGTCCTTTTGTCCCTGCTCCTCCTGAAGTTGCAATGCAGATGTTCAGAGAGCAGGGTGGTCCTCCTCCTTTTGAAGGCGGTGGTAGAAATGGGAGACCTGGACCGCAATTAAATGGGCCAGCCCCAATTATCTTACCTCCAGGCTTTCGACAGGATCCTCGACGTATACGCAGGTAATTTCATTTGGGGGCCTTCTCAGGCCCAGGCCATTTAAAGTTGCTTCTTTATTTTGGGCCAAAAATGGGTCGAAAGAGAGTTCTCCATTTCTATTTTATATGATGGTGATTTGAAATAATTAGGCTAAAAATTTAAGCTTTTCTTTCCCGACTTTTATTACCATTCCTTTCATTGGTTGccctattattatttttttgtgtgaGATGTTAGTGTCATGCGTGTTGGCATTTATATTTTAATCGATGAAGCACAATGCAAGACTAATCTCAAAGAGTAGCTACTATGACGAAGAAACAATTTTGGGTGAAGCTGGAAGGAATTAGTGGATGGGTATTGTGAAAGGAAGTGGGAAAAATGTTAGTGGATGTCATTATCTGTGTTGATATAGCTTGTGTAGTGTCTACTGGCTCTTGTCTCCTATATTGTTGTGGCCACAGTTGATGTGTCAAAGTATAAATATGTAACGATTGATTTTCAGTGGATTGCTTTGGCAGATGTTTGAACACAAATTTCTTAAAAGTCATTGATTGCTAGATCTTGCAGCTGTGCTAATCATGATGTGAACTCTTGGTTGCATTTCATCTTTGTGCAGCTATCAAGACCTTGATGCACCGGAGGATGAAGTCACTGTTATAGACTACAGGAGTTTGTAGGTCGTCAATATTGGTCAATGGTGTCGTGGAACTGTGCGTTCTTTGGGATGGGAAAGGCACCTCCTATGCTTAGTTTACATATTAATTCCCCAATGGTTCAGCGGTTCATATGCGCTTTCTCCTTGTAGGTATGGTCATTAGGATGTGAACTGCCCAACTCTTTGTGCTGCTTGCTGCAATTTCCCTGCAGAAACATGTGAGGGTGATGTGAACCTTGATTTTTGGTCCGCTGGCTTTACTGACTTGACATAATGTTCTTGTTATGTAGTTACGGTGGATTTAAACTTTTTAACAAATTAGTATCCTTTGTAAAATGGATGTGGACTATACTCtatagtacaatttcaaatatatatatatattttaatttttgctGTTATTCAGTGTTTGGTGAGTCCCAATGTCCCATTAATAAAGGGGCAATTCCTTCTCAAGACCATTCGGTAGACCATTGCTTCGATTCAGTGCAGGATGAGATCATCTGCATGTGGCATTGTGGCTTACCGTTTTGTTTGCAATTCAACGCTGTTGTAGATGCGATGCCAGCATTGTCCATAGATAGAATTGATCGTCAGACCCAAAGCCACCTAGCCTGGTCCATTCGTTCAGGCGAAAGAATGGGTTTGGGCCCTCTTGGCCCGTCCTGAAATTTGTAATTTAATCTGTACTTTCTTCATTCCATTTGCACAATTTGCTCTGTCAAACATTCTCAATTCTGACTAGTTCCTTTAGCATCGCCAGCAGGAGTGGAAGCATGCCAAGTGCCAGGTGGACTCCACTGGCAGCTCTTGCAGTGCCTGAAGGCCCTGGACTCATTCATACTACCGTCTGCCATTCTCAAATACAGAGTAAAAAACTACTTATCTACAATGATATCAAAGAATGCAAGAAACAGAGCATGGGACtacaaatttatcaaaatcatAATTCACTTGCGCAAACTAATTTCTGAAAATATATCAAAGAAACCGACACTTGTATAAAAACGTCAGCGTGCATacaacatataaaatataatctAATGGAATTCGAGTAGCATAAACAAATTATTCATGATCGACCTGAGAACTTGTTCCAATGCCATCATAACATTCTCTACTATTTTCATCAGCATTCCAATCTGAAGGCAAAAAATACAGAGACTGCTTTCAAGTGAGAGAGGGTGGAACGAAACAAACATGCACACTATTGGGATTACGAGAAGAATTACCAATCACAAGAAGAGTTCAATAAGCAAAATGCTTCTTACTAATGCCCCTTGGATTTCAATTTCACATGTCAAATATACAAATATGTTACACAACAAACTCGCATGCCAGAAGAAGCGATgagaaattgaacgaaaataaTGCTACAAaaacacaacaacaacaaaaaaataattacttaaaaaaaaaaaagggagaagaaaagtgGAGCAAACCCAACTCACTGAGAGTGCGACTCAGACATTCCAATGGCCTACTTTCCCATCCATGATATGTTAGTCAACAAACCTGTGATAAGTTATCAATATGTTTATTTCCGCTGCTTCTTTGATCGTGGCTCGGGTTGAGTCTCAGCCTGCCAAAATTAAATTTCTCCGTGATTGGTAATGTAGCCTAAAAGTAACAGGAAGGgcagagataaaaaaaaaaacacactatgTTATATGAAATAATAATTCGGACTTAAGAAGTCATTGACTGTAAAGCTGCCAATCTAAATCAATCGAAGCACCAAGGGCATCCCGCGTAGTTACAAACATTACCACAGATAACAAAAGGAAACTGTAAAAAATTGCATTATTTATCAGACTATCATAATACTGAATTAAACAGGTGATGAGAAACACTAATAACAACTGCGGAAGGTCAAATAAAGATTAATAACGGCCAGTTTATGTTTATGTGACTCAGGCTCTTTATCTAATAATTGCTATCAACCTAGACCCTACCACACCGTTTAACCTATCTTCAAAGCATAATTGACCACCTGGTGAAGGGCCATTAGGAAAATTCCTAAAGAATTTCATTCCAGATGAAATTTTAGGGAAAATATTGATATAAGtcttcagaaattggtaggtAGGTAAAAACCCCAACTGATTTGCATTATTCTGGTCCTAAAAGTTACCAACAGGATTTTGATCAGTTGAGCAGTGCCTGTCATCTAAAGGAAAGATAGCAAAGAAGAATCAAAGACATCATCAATGTGCGGACTTGGACTCCCAACTGGGTGCAGTGCAATGTTTTTAACAGTGGTTTCAAATTCTTTTTGCGTAGTGCCAAAAGTTATCATCACAAACAGAGAAACAATGTATAATGGAACTGAACCTCTAAGATTCAATGCCAGCCAACAAGGAAATCCACAATATGATACCCACAGGAGCACTCTCCAGCCAAATCAACCAACCACGGGATCCACAAAAAGACGAACAAAAACCCATTTCACCAAATTAATGAGCACTTCAAATCTTTGATCAATAAACATGCCAAATCAGCCAccccacccaaaaaaaatcatttatattaTCCCCTAAAAAAAAATAGCACTTGATTTTCTTCATGAGTAACAGTCCAATATTATAATTAGCATGATAATTATAAAAATTGAACTGGGCCTGTTTGAAACATTAATGACCTCAAATTTTCCCTCATATGTTCCAAAGGATGTCCAaatgagggggaaaaaaaaccacAGTAACGGTCCCAAAGAGTCAAACATAGAAAATATGATATCAGCAAACCATGTAGCTCACGACAGTCACGGTAAGCTAGCCTTTTGTAACCAAGCTTAAAATCAACAATGGatcaacaaagaaataaataggCTAAATGAAGGGAAATATTATAAACAATCCACTTGGAAGATTTGTACATATCGAGAATTTATTGACTTGTATTTCGTCAATTGTGCAGGTACTCAATCCTGCACATCATGAAATACTACTTGGCATTTGGCACTGCATCAGCCATCAAAGTGACCCGATTGCAATTATAATCCTACAAAGAGATTGGATCTGTCAACTAAAATTTAAAAGCTCCATGTAAAAGCTTAACATAGTAGACAGGTAACCAAAACGATGGTGACCATTTCGGGTTTGGAGAAGAGGCTTAACATGAACATCAAATACAAATAATTCCAAAAACATGATACAAGACCAATAGAAGAACTGTATTGTAGTGTTGGAAAATGAGACCAAGACATGGGATTATCCATTCTAGATACGTGAGACTGTGTTCTTCCCAGCAACGATTTTGCAAATAAAGAAACAACACTGCATCTCTGTCTTAAGCTTTAGATCTACCGCTTCCATTCTAAACATCAATTTTTCCAGTGAAACTCAATATCAAGTCAAATAATCCACAAAACATTTAATGCAAAAATACTATTTGCAGGAGGTTTAACTGAATTACTTTTTCTTGTCAGAAAACCTAGGAAGCATTGGAatccatgaaaaaaaagaagcagcaaagTCGCAATAAAAATAGGAAGAGAGTGCATACAGCATTTGAAAGCTGCTCCTTGATGTAGGCCATTGATCTCAGCATAGCACCTAATGTATCCCTGGACACCTGAAATTTAACCTCCGACTCTCCTGAGATTGTCTCTGaatcttgaagctgaaatgAATGAAGAGGGAGTACCTCCACTGAATTAACTATATGCTAAACAGGGAAGAAAAAAGATGAAGGGCAACAACAGAACCATGAAAGAAATTAGATCACCATCTCAATCCTTCAAGAAATCAATACTATAGAAAATATACATGCAATAGTTCTACTCCCATGAGTAGGGATGTGATGGAAAACTACGATTCACATTATCATGTTTTCTTCTTGATTGGGACCCTTCCACTAAACTCTGTATCACACCTAAAATTTTCCTATTTGTGACCCGTTCAGCCATAAAAGGATATCATGCTTCACCAAACAACTCTACGCAGCTCAAATTAAGTTATATTCAACTCTGCCACTACAACACCCCCACCCCCAAACCCAAAAAGGCAGACATTTAGAATCCTTCAACCATCATGATAAAACCCAAAAACATTCAACCAGCTATCTTACCTGACCACCAAATACTCAACTACTGCAAAATCCTATTGTAAAGGATGCAACGTATTTTCAGTTACAGAAACTAATCAAAACCCTCCTTTTCTGTACCATCATCAAAATGGTTAAAGCATTAATCCCAAAAAATTTAGGGCCAGCTGCTACAGCATCCACAAAAGAAAGTATGCATATTCCCCTCCAAACATACATTCCAATCTAAAATCATATCTCAACTAATCCTATAGTGTCATATCTTTTTTCTTAATTCCCTCCACATCCTTTTCATTTCACCCCTTACAGTTCTGCTGTAATTATCTCAACTTTTCTTACCCTTGCACCAACATCTCAATGTCGTCAGCTTGTTTCACCGTACATGTTTG belongs to Tripterygium wilfordii isolate XIE 37 chromosome 2, ASM1340144v1, whole genome shotgun sequence and includes:
- the LOC119980787 gene encoding serrate RNA effector molecule-like isoform X1; the protein is MAEVMNIPVDSLDSHRDRSEKSAEETRDSSPPPPPLPSAPQQQPPQQTSRRRDRDSRERRDERDLDRPPNRRDYYDRNRSPPPPPREREREYKRRASMSPPPPPVYRDRRHSPPPRRSPPYKRSRREDGGYEPRRGSPRGGFGPGNRRFGYDYAGGYDRDMGGRPGYTEDRIHGRYIGRSSGGYQGGPDWDSGRGDASNTGGTQREGLMSYKQFIQELEDDILPAEAERRYQEYKSEYISTQKRAFFDAHKDEEWLRDKYHPTNLLAVIERRNELSRKLAKDFLLDLQSGSLDLGPGINVSSSNKSGQTSDPNSEDDVDAGGKRRRHGRLVAKEADISTAPKAHPISSDPRRIQIDVEQAQALVRKLDSEKGIEENILGGSDSDKISREKSHGSSTGPVIIIRGLTSVKGLEGVELLDTLITYLWRIHGLDYYGIVETNEAKGLRHVRGEGKSSDSSSNGAEWEKNLDSHWQDRLKGQDPLEIMTAKDKIDAAAVEALDPHVRKIRDEKYGWKYGCGAKGCTKLFHAAEFVHKHLKLKHPELVMELTSKVREELYFQNYTNDPDAPGGTPVMQQSLPKDRPQRHKLGSLKEERGGFRVRGNRANGGERYDRADPQSVDFQSNNDGLDRGNPDEPMYDAFGGQEMRVGASFSSDIPPPVLMPVPGAGPLGPFVPAPPEVAMQMFREQGGPPPFEGGGRNGRPGPQLNGPAPIILPPGFRQDPRRIRSYQDLDAPEDEVTVIDYRSL
- the LOC119980787 gene encoding serrate RNA effector molecule-like isoform X2, producing the protein MAEVMNIPVDSLDSHRDRSEKSAEETRDSSPPPPPLPSAPQQQPPQQTSRRRDRDSRERRDERDLDRPPNRRDYYDRNRSPPPPPREREREYKRRASMSPPPPPVYRDRRHSPPPRRSPPYKRSRREDGGYEPRRGSPRGGFGPGNRRFGYDYAGGYDRDMGGRPGYTEDRIHGRYIGRSSGGYQDWDSGRGDASNTGGTQREGLMSYKQFIQELEDDILPAEAERRYQEYKSEYISTQKRAFFDAHKDEEWLRDKYHPTNLLAVIERRNELSRKLAKDFLLDLQSGSLDLGPGINVSSSNKSGQTSDPNSEDDVDAGGKRRRHGRLVAKEADISTAPKAHPISSDPRRIQIDVEQAQALVRKLDSEKGIEENILGGSDSDKISREKSHGSSTGPVIIIRGLTSVKGLEGVELLDTLITYLWRIHGLDYYGIVETNEAKGLRHVRGEGKSSDSSSNGAEWEKNLDSHWQDRLKGQDPLEIMTAKDKIDAAAVEALDPHVRKIRDEKYGWKYGCGAKGCTKLFHAAEFVHKHLKLKHPELVMELTSKVREELYFQNYTNDPDAPGGTPVMQQSLPKDRPQRHKLGSLKEERGGFRVRGNRANGGERYDRADPQSVDFQSNNDGLDRGNPDEPMYDAFGGQEMRVGASFSSDIPPPVLMPVPGAGPLGPFVPAPPEVAMQMFREQGGPPPFEGGGRNGRPGPQLNGPAPIILPPGFRQDPRRIRSYQDLDAPEDEVTVIDYRSL